The following coding sequences lie in one Rutidosis leptorrhynchoides isolate AG116_Rl617_1_P2 chromosome 4, CSIRO_AGI_Rlap_v1, whole genome shotgun sequence genomic window:
- the LOC139840798 gene encoding probable (S)-N-methylcoclaurine 3'-hydroxylase isozyme 2 codes for MDHISTFLNDNNLSPPLLILSTIIFLLFVFKHNKSAKNLPPGPPKLPIIGNLLQMGDKPHVDTAKFAKKYGPLISVHLGNELVVVGSSPEAATAILKTQDRLLSSRTVPAAFKQEGLLPHSLMWSECNQTWKSLRTLCRTELFSNKALDAQSTLKEKKVEHLLGFLRKKQGQEIDIEDVVFTTLLNTLSSIVFGSDTLDFKGEQGSRDWFKESMHKIIAYGGRVIDFGSFFPVLERFDLHGTTKGSAKEFAKIFSYWDEMIEERRACVESSTWSSEQAQSFLDRLLENKFSNNQIYQLVTELFVAGTNTTTSTVVWVMTELVKHSNVISKIQEEIKREIHSEQIIISELSKLTYLQACIKETFRLHPPVPLLLPHKAAETCEVMNYTIPKNTKIFVNLWAMGRDPKVWNEPLSFNPERFIDSKIDYKGQDFELLPFGSGRRICPGMPSGIKSVELIIASLIREFDMTLPNNADASKLDMNEKFGIAMKRDNPLKLIFKQREVY; via the exons ATGGATCATATCTCAActtttcttaatgataataatctaTCACCTCCTCTTTTAATTTTATCGACAATCATCTTCCTTTTATTCGTCTTCAAACACAATAAAAGCGCTAAAAACCTTCCACCCGGTCCACCAAAGTTGCCTATCATCGGAAACTTACTTCAAATGGGGGACAAACCTCATGTCGACACAGCAAAATTCGCCAAAAAATACGGTCCTCTCATTTCTGTCCACTTAGGAAATGAGCTAGTTGTAGTGGGTTCTTCACCAGAAGCAGCTACTGCAATTCTCAAAACTCAAGATCGTCTTCTTTCATCTCGTACGGTTCCTGCTGCATTTAAGCAAGAAGGCTTACTACCACACTCCCTCATGTGGTCGGAGTGCAATCAAACATGGAAATCGTTAAGAACACTTTGTCGAACGGAACTTTTCTCAAATAAAGCTTTAGACGCACAATCTACGTTAAAAGAGAAAAAAGTTGAACACTTGTTAGGTTTCTTGCGTAAAAAGCAAGGACAAGAGATTGACATTGAAGATGTAGTTTTCACTACATTGTTGAACACCTTAAGCTCCATTGTTTTCGGCTCTGATACGCTAGATTTCAAAGGTGAACAAGGGTCGCGGGATTGGTTTAAAGAGTCTATGCATAAAATTATCGCGTATGGAGGTCGTGTAATAGATTTTGGTTCGTTTTTTCCCGTTCTAGAAAGATTTGATCTTCATGGAACAACAAAAGGATCCGCGAAAGAGTTTGCCAAAATATTTTCGTATTGGGACGAAATGATTGAGGAACGAAGAGCTTGTGTCGAATCTTCAACATGGTCTTCGGAACAAGCTCAATCCTTCTTGGACCGGTTGCTTGAAAATAAATTCTCCAACAATCAAATCTATCAATTGGTCACG GAATTATTTGTAGCGGGAACAAATACTACAACTTCCACGGTGGTATGGGTTATGACTGAACTTGTGAAGCATTCAAACGTGATATCAAAAATACAAGAAGAGATAAAAAGAGAAATCCATTCAGAACAAATCATCATCTCCGAATTATCTAAATTAACTTATCTTCAAGCTTGCATCAAAGAAACTTTTAGATTACATCCACCGGTGCCTCTTTTACTTCCTCACAAAGCAGCAGAGACTTGTGAGGTTATGAATTACACAATTCCGAAGAATACCAAAATATTTGTCAATCTTTGGGCAATGGGCCGAGATCCAAAGGTATGGAACGAGCCTTTATCTTTCAACCCTGAAAGATTTATTGACTCGAAGATAGATTATAAGGGCCAAGACTTTGAGTTACTACCGTTTGGATCCGGGAGGAGGATATGCCCAGGGATGCCATCGGGTATCAAGAGTGTTGAACTAATAATCGCGTCTTTAATTCGCGAATTCGATATGACTCTTCCCAATAATGCCGATGCATCAAAACTTGACATGAACGAAAAATTCGGAATTGCTATGAAAAGGGATAATCCTTTAAAACTGATATTTAAACAAAGAGAAGTGTATTAG